One Janthinobacterium sp. TB1-E2 genomic region harbors:
- a CDS encoding agglutinin biogenesis protein MshI, which yields MGLFARAKKYDGWLATAFGREGVSAVVVERPAGGMPRVLRASYQAAARPAPAEVLEKLGKELQAPSRHCTSVLAGGEYQLLSLEAPAVPREELKTAVGWRLKDMLDFPLADATIDVFDIPGDPNGTQRGSSVFAVAARNSAVSRRQAQYAECKIGLSVIDIPEMAQRNIATLLETPGRGIAVLFFDGDGGLLTMSFNGELYQARRIDVTLAQLQSPDASQYYDRVTLELQRSFDHFDRQFHFISLARLMLMTGASDGLHAYLADNLYMPVEQLDLATVLDLSQAAELRDPAMQARYFLAIGAALRELGPHPGKHEGKGA from the coding sequence ATGGGTTTATTCGCAAGAGCAAAGAAGTACGATGGCTGGCTGGCCACGGCGTTTGGCCGCGAGGGCGTCAGCGCTGTCGTTGTCGAACGTCCCGCCGGCGGGATGCCGCGCGTGCTGCGTGCCAGCTACCAGGCGGCCGCACGACCGGCGCCGGCCGAGGTGCTGGAAAAACTGGGCAAGGAGCTGCAGGCCCCCTCGCGCCATTGCACCAGCGTGCTGGCTGGCGGCGAATACCAGCTGCTGTCGCTGGAAGCGCCGGCCGTGCCGCGCGAGGAGTTGAAGACGGCCGTGGGCTGGCGCCTGAAGGATATGCTGGACTTTCCGCTGGCCGACGCCACTATCGACGTGTTCGACATTCCCGGCGATCCGAACGGCACCCAGCGGGGCAGCAGCGTGTTTGCCGTCGCCGCGCGCAACAGCGCCGTGTCGCGCCGCCAGGCGCAGTACGCCGAATGCAAGATCGGCCTGTCCGTGATCGATATCCCCGAAATGGCGCAGCGTAATATCGCCACCTTGCTGGAAACGCCGGGACGCGGCATCGCCGTGCTGTTCTTCGATGGCGACGGCGGCTTGCTGACCATGAGTTTCAATGGCGAGCTGTATCAGGCGCGCCGCATCGACGTGACCCTGGCACAATTGCAGTCGCCCGACGCCAGCCAGTACTACGACCGCGTTACCCTGGAACTGCAGCGCTCGTTCGACCACTTCGACCGCCAGTTCCATTTCATTTCGCTGGCCCGCTTGATGCTGATGACGGGCGCCAGCGATGGCTTGCACGCCTACCTGGCCGACAATCTCTACATGCCCGTCGAGCAGCTGGACCTGGCCACCGTGCTGGACTTGTCGCAGGCCGCCGAATTGCGCGATCCCGCCATGCAGGCGCGCTACTTCCTGGCCATCGGGGCTGCCTTGCGCGAGCTTGGCCCGCATCCGGGCAAGCACGAAGGGAAGGGCGCATGA
- a CDS encoding agglutinin biogenesis protein MshP: protein MTTFSLRRMRGFSLVTAIFLLVVLAGLGAAMVNIFTLQQVESALDVQGVRAEQAARAGIEWGVYRQLVDGQCDPVKSFALPAGTSLSIFSVNVQCSRGTGPGTLTSWTITATACNQPGPAGCPNAGNNPDYVQRRLQAVLSQ, encoded by the coding sequence ATGACGACATTTTCCTTGCGCCGCATGCGCGGTTTCAGCCTGGTCACGGCGATTTTCCTGTTGGTGGTGCTGGCGGGTCTGGGCGCCGCGATGGTGAATATTTTTACCCTGCAGCAGGTTGAGTCTGCACTGGACGTGCAGGGCGTGCGCGCCGAGCAGGCCGCCCGTGCAGGTATCGAGTGGGGCGTGTACCGGCAGTTGGTCGATGGACAGTGTGATCCCGTCAAGTCGTTTGCCTTGCCTGCAGGCACCTCGCTGTCTATCTTTTCCGTCAACGTGCAGTGCAGTCGCGGCACCGGTCCCGGCACCTTGACCAGTTGGACCATCACGGCCACCGCTTGCAACCAGCCTGGGCCTGCCGGCTGCCCGAACGCGGGCAATAACCCCGATTACGTCCAGCGCCGCCTGCAAGCCGTGTTGTCGCAGTAA
- a CDS encoding prepilin-type N-terminal cleavage/methylation domain-containing protein translates to MNIYFSRRRARGFTLVEMIIVIVITGIIGGMVAMFIRLPVQGYVDANARADLADVADTAVRRIARDVRLALPNSVRVSTNGKYLELLLTKSGGRYLSEDDPPGLGAVLAFNPVGPGVDPNQFTVVGNVPAIAPGDFIAVYNMGDNLPDAYGCAVNGGICNLAQVAAVSGAVVTLQGNPFLAQSPQKFPSPSHRFQVVTTPVSYVCDPQTGTLTRYSGYTIQAAQPLNAAAAPLSTAPVRALLAQKILKNTLGRSGVPATEATPPEGCFTYEVLKNVPRGLLSIVLSLGAENSNTGTLRLVQQVQVSNTP, encoded by the coding sequence ATGAATATCTATTTTTCCCGGCGCCGCGCGCGCGGCTTTACCCTGGTGGAGATGATCATCGTGATCGTCATCACCGGCATCATCGGCGGCATGGTGGCCATGTTCATACGCCTGCCCGTGCAAGGTTATGTTGATGCCAATGCCCGCGCCGACCTGGCCGACGTGGCCGATACGGCCGTGCGGCGCATCGCGCGCGACGTGCGTCTTGCGCTGCCCAATAGTGTGCGTGTCAGCACGAATGGCAAGTACCTGGAGCTGCTGCTGACGAAATCCGGCGGCCGCTACCTGTCTGAGGATGATCCGCCAGGCCTCGGGGCCGTACTGGCTTTCAATCCCGTCGGCCCTGGTGTCGATCCCAATCAATTCACTGTCGTCGGAAACGTGCCGGCGATCGCGCCCGGCGACTTTATTGCCGTCTACAATATGGGCGATAACCTGCCGGACGCCTACGGCTGTGCTGTCAACGGCGGCATTTGCAATCTGGCGCAGGTCGCGGCTGTCAGCGGCGCCGTGGTGACCTTGCAGGGCAATCCCTTCCTCGCGCAGTCGCCGCAAAAATTTCCTTCGCCATCGCACCGTTTTCAGGTCGTGACGACGCCTGTCAGCTATGTTTGTGATCCGCAGACCGGTACCCTGACGCGCTATTCCGGCTATACCATCCAGGCAGCGCAGCCGCTCAATGCGGCGGCTGCGCCGCTGTCGACTGCTCCTGTGCGTGCCTTGCTGGCGCAAAAAATCCTGAAGAACACGCTTGGCAGGTCTGGCGTTCCCGCGACGGAAGCAACTCCGCCCGAAGGTTGCTTTACCTATGAAGTACTGAAAAATGTGCCGCGCGGCTTGCTCAGCATCGTGCTGAGCCTCGGCGCGGAAAACAGCAACACGGGAACGCTGCGCCTGGTGCAGCAGGTACAGGTCAGCAATACGCCATGA
- a CDS encoding type II secretion system protein, whose amino-acid sequence MCTARRHAARRTQAGVTLIELVLFIVIVGVAVVGILGVMDLTTRNSVDPQLRKQALAIAEGMLDEIEGARFTFCAVNDPAAETAISVADCGVVEAPGIQGGATQRPYDNVNDYVAKDGSAITYTTDVAGNPFSSLANQYAATVSMNSVALNGIAAPNVLHIQVSVAYGDKQQVVLDGYRTRYAPNSIP is encoded by the coding sequence ATGTGTACCGCTAGGCGCCATGCCGCCAGGCGCACCCAGGCCGGCGTGACCTTGATCGAACTGGTGCTTTTCATCGTCATTGTGGGCGTAGCGGTGGTGGGCATCCTCGGCGTGATGGACCTGACGACGCGCAACAGCGTCGACCCGCAGCTGCGCAAGCAGGCGCTGGCCATTGCGGAAGGCATGCTCGACGAAATCGAGGGCGCGCGGTTTACTTTTTGCGCAGTGAACGACCCGGCAGCCGAGACGGCCATCAGTGTGGCCGACTGTGGTGTCGTGGAGGCGCCCGGGATACAGGGTGGTGCAACGCAGCGGCCTTATGACAACGTCAACGATTACGTGGCCAAGGATGGCAGCGCCATCACGTACACCACGGATGTGGCCGGCAATCCTTTTTCATCGCTTGCCAACCAATATGCGGCGACAGTCAGCATGAATTCCGTCGCGCTGAACGGCATCGCGGCACCGAATGTGCTGCATATCCAGGTCAGCGTCGCTTATGGCGACAAGCAGCAGGTCGTGCTCGACGGCTACCGCACGCGCTACGCGCCGAACAGCATCCCATGA
- a CDS encoding prepilin-type N-terminal cleavage/methylation domain-containing protein has translation MPPGSLRRTPARGFTLIELVAVMVIAGLLATFAVNRFFQRDTFDVRSASDQVASIVRYGQKLAVAQNRPVYVRINAKSMALCFTQACDSPASRTVPPTGTNSGSKETLLACGGWSNWLCEGWPSSVTLSDGPAGFYFDPLGRPYYTVYGDFREILVLAVAGGGQQYQIKVSPETGYVYR, from the coding sequence GTGCCGCCAGGCTCGCTGAGGCGTACGCCTGCGCGCGGCTTTACCTTGATCGAACTGGTGGCCGTGATGGTGATCGCCGGCCTGCTGGCGACCTTTGCCGTCAACCGGTTTTTCCAGCGCGACACTTTTGATGTGCGCAGTGCCAGCGATCAGGTGGCAAGTATCGTGCGCTATGGGCAAAAGCTTGCGGTAGCGCAAAACCGTCCCGTGTATGTCCGCATCAATGCCAAAAGCATGGCCCTGTGTTTCACGCAGGCCTGTGACAGCCCGGCCAGCCGCACCGTGCCACCCACTGGCACGAACAGCGGCAGCAAGGAAACCCTGCTCGCTTGCGGCGGGTGGAGCAACTGGCTGTGCGAAGGATGGCCGTCGTCCGTCACGCTGTCGGACGGCCCCGCCGGCTTTTACTTTGACCCGCTGGGGCGTCCGTATTACACGGTGTATGGCGATTTTCGCGAGATACTGGTGCTGGCCGTGGCGGGTGGCGGGCAGCAATACCAGATCAAGGTATCACCGGAGACCGGCTATGTGTACCGCTAG
- a CDS encoding type II secretion system protein: MNKSLRSMKSGAQAGFTLIELIVVIVILGILAATAIPKFIDMSTDARIAKMNAAVGAMKAGAALYHAQWLVKGSVDTPKVQMEGKEIEGAFGYPTTASIIDAAGLTDPDYKFSGGVVTPDATRTGCKVTYVAPTAAGGAPTITPALDIADCK, translated from the coding sequence ATGAATAAGTCTTTACGTAGTATGAAAAGCGGCGCCCAGGCAGGTTTTACCCTGATCGAACTGATCGTCGTCATCGTGATCCTCGGCATCCTGGCGGCGACGGCGATTCCTAAATTCATCGACATGTCGACCGATGCGCGTATTGCCAAGATGAATGCGGCGGTAGGCGCCATGAAGGCGGGTGCGGCGCTGTACCATGCGCAGTGGCTGGTCAAGGGCTCGGTCGATACGCCGAAGGTGCAGATGGAAGGCAAGGAGATCGAGGGTGCATTTGGCTACCCGACAACTGCCAGCATCATCGATGCTGCAGGCTTGACCGATCCTGATTACAAGTTTTCCGGTGGTGTCGTGACGCCTGATGCAACGCGTACAGGGTGCAAGGTTACCTATGTCGCCCCTACTGCCGCAGGTGGCGCGCCGACCATCACGCCTGCTCTGGATATTGCAGATTGTAAATAA
- a CDS encoding type II secretion system protein, protein MAKPFRQRGFTLFELAVVAGVFAILVAVLLNRVGYYQQQAQQVAVAQMLGVLRTSLRVQVLQLYLADRRDRMPALARQNPFDWLMDKPANYLGEFAQPDLAKLPAGNWLYDKKEQKIIYLFSNGNIFPTTRVDSVKFKVTLPGADADLDKLSREPDIVVWKSPDSAAN, encoded by the coding sequence ATGGCAAAGCCGTTCCGCCAGCGCGGTTTCACCCTGTTCGAGCTGGCGGTGGTGGCGGGCGTGTTCGCCATCCTTGTGGCGGTATTGTTGAACCGGGTCGGCTATTACCAGCAGCAGGCGCAGCAGGTGGCCGTGGCCCAGATGCTCGGCGTCTTGCGCACCAGCTTGCGGGTGCAGGTGCTGCAGCTGTACCTGGCGGACCGGCGCGACAGAATGCCGGCGCTGGCGCGGCAAAACCCGTTCGACTGGCTGATGGATAAACCGGCCAACTACCTGGGCGAGTTCGCGCAGCCGGACCTTGCAAAATTACCGGCAGGGAATTGGTTGTACGACAAAAAAGAACAAAAAATTATCTATTTGTTTAGTAATGGCAATATTTTTCCCACTACAAGGGTTGATTCAGTGAAATTTAAGGTAACCTTGCCGGGTGCGGACGCCGATCTTGACAAGCTCTCCCGGGAGCCCGATATCGTGGTGTGGAAATCGCCGGACTCGGCAGCAAACTGA
- a CDS encoding type II secretion system F family protein produces the protein MPFFSYKARSASGELLTGVMEGADSGAVADQLMAGGSTPVDISATKQTVTKAGANQLGWWARLTEKKVTPMDVQLFSRQLYTLLKAGVPIMRGLAGLQESAISPAFGRIIKDVRESLDAGRELSAAMARHPTIFTPFYLSMVRVGEMTGRLDEVFLRLFNHLEFDRDMRARVKTATRYPTFVVFAMLAAMIVVNIFVIPQFEKVFASFHAELPLMTRILIGTSRFTVTYWPILLMLGVGGFFGWRAWLRTKEGLYKWDRAKLRLPIAGKIILKGTMARFARSFALSSTSGVPIVQALTVVSQTVDNTYLSARVEQMRDGVERGESILRTSVAAGVFTPVVLQMIAVGEESGSLDDLMDEIADMYEREVDYELKTLSAQIEPILIVFLGAMVLVLALGIFLPIWDLGRAALH, from the coding sequence GTGCCGTTTTTCTCCTACAAGGCACGTAGCGCCAGCGGCGAACTGCTGACCGGCGTGATGGAAGGCGCCGACAGCGGCGCCGTGGCCGACCAGTTGATGGCGGGCGGCAGCACGCCCGTCGATATCAGCGCCACGAAACAGACGGTGACGAAGGCCGGCGCCAACCAGCTGGGCTGGTGGGCCAGGCTGACCGAGAAAAAAGTCACGCCCATGGACGTGCAGCTGTTCAGCCGCCAGCTGTACACCCTGCTCAAGGCGGGTGTGCCCATCATGCGCGGCCTGGCCGGCTTGCAGGAGTCCGCCATCAGCCCAGCGTTCGGACGCATCATCAAGGATGTGCGCGAGTCGCTCGACGCGGGGCGTGAGCTGTCGGCCGCCATGGCGCGCCATCCCACGATCTTCACGCCGTTTTACTTATCGATGGTGCGCGTGGGCGAAATGACGGGGCGCCTCGACGAAGTGTTCCTGCGCCTGTTCAACCACCTGGAATTCGACCGCGACATGCGCGCGCGCGTGAAAACGGCGACGCGCTACCCGACCTTCGTCGTCTTCGCCATGCTCGCCGCCATGATCGTGGTGAATATCTTCGTCATTCCCCAGTTCGAGAAAGTGTTCGCCAGCTTCCACGCGGAACTGCCCCTGATGACGCGCATCCTGATCGGCACGTCGCGCTTCACGGTGACGTACTGGCCCATCCTGCTGATGCTGGGCGTGGGCGGCTTTTTCGGCTGGCGCGCCTGGCTGCGCACGAAAGAGGGCCTATATAAATGGGACCGCGCCAAGCTGCGCCTGCCGATCGCCGGCAAGATCATCCTGAAGGGGACGATGGCCCGCTTTGCGCGCAGCTTTGCCTTGTCGAGCACGAGCGGCGTGCCCATCGTGCAGGCGCTGACGGTGGTGTCGCAAACGGTCGACAATACTTACCTGAGCGCGCGCGTGGAACAGATGCGCGACGGTGTCGAGCGGGGCGAAAGCATCTTGCGCACCTCGGTCGCGGCCGGCGTGTTTACGCCCGTGGTACTGCAGATGATCGCCGTGGGCGAAGAATCCGGTTCGCTCGACGACCTGATGGACGAGATCGCGGACATGTACGAACGCGAAGTCGACTATGAATTGAAGACCCTGTCGGCGCAGATCGAGCCGATCTTGATCGTCTTCCTCGGCGCCATGGTGCTGGTGCTGGCGCTGGGCATCTTCTTGCCGATCTGGGACCTGGGCCGGGCGGCCCTGCACTGA